Proteins encoded by one window of Glycine soja cultivar W05 chromosome 15, ASM419377v2, whole genome shotgun sequence:
- the LOC114387991 gene encoding uncharacterized protein LOC114387991: protein MVTDGTKKPQVSVPTPPPPPRKINVQKYAESRALELQSLQSIIENRVNSDYRSQRNKRRRTTAFDNQIARKGCRRKRQKLGIIDKALAESGLEENHLKKLPRCVRRRYELKKNPENGFCTSGDGTKRLRTHVWHAKRFAMTKLWGYHLPLCLQGRGKGSRALLKRLKQGVLVHDASYYTAVQLEGPEDSLMSVLRMVLEPYPAATPHPGNHDDSVLYSVTYGKAMLHQCGAPVSQPIAPVTYMWQPSSQQNMSTELDGRNHCTSFGQHDIGNDSNKHGVELSEKSGKMKHGSSFRCLWVWIHASAFEEGYDNLKIACQKEMEKGGISINCFSLEGQLAKLELIGLGTFQLLQKVLHGVGSISENYWQLKKHVPIEEESVSQIRNSSILRNEDYFSSCAMLSLNVKDPRELPWKKTVVPVESISTKTPSDAQEKKYKELAELGGILEENRDLSSLSRSKLVDSQFDIDDLWYATTRGLRPPVEDSVLSKEKHHERMVNFCLDDIDSGEANSSTKVQCSRSCPILLLKNDMKELIIGWSVILPLSWVKAFWIPLISNGAHAIGLQEKHWISCEMGLPFFPSDSPDCKAYSCLMEAKAAAFNKKEELRPPVIRHLRVPILPPWGIVRITFDKVINAMETHDLSTREDLTNANSLPNPCHGNFEIFNSDSGSNSFDGTVVRTGCMLTTFLNETKTGQLLLFPYAADGKARISKFINGELKLDPRHRSSDIYDHKLCFVRVHLRPFKEGCFEEGAVICAPYPSDISLWTSSCEKREEGLQMSQSAMRLYFKEHSSGKWGMQMPDDSIASKSQRWPIGFVTTASVQGSKSLVAEGFCEAVLLSHLREEQWKEMPMKKRREIYVLVRNLGSTAYRLALASIVLENQENDIDFL from the exons ATGGTTACTGATGGAACCAAAAAGCCTCAAGTTTCAGTACctacaccaccaccaccacctcgaAAAATCAATGTGCAGAAATATGCTGAATCCCGTGCTCTCGAACTCCAGAGTCTTCAATCTATCATAGAAAATAGAGTAAACAGTGATTATAGGTCTCAAAGGAACAAGAGAAGAAGGACAACTGCGTTTGATAACCAAATTGCAagaaaagggtgcagaagaaaGAGGCAGAAACTGGGAATAATTGATAAAGCCCTTGCCGAATCAGGTTTGGAGGAGAATCACCTAAAGAAGCTTCCTCGGTGTGTTCGTCGGAGATATGAACTAAAGAAAAACCCAGAGAATGGTTTTTGCACTTCTGGGGATGGAACCAAGAGGCTGAGAACTCATGTGTGGCATGCAAAGCGGTTTGCTATGACCAAGCTTTGGGGTTACCACCTTCCTTTGTGTCTTCAAGGAAG GGGTAAAGGTTCGAGGGCGCTCTTGAAAAGGCTCAAACAAGGGGTGCTTGTACATGATGCAAGCTATTATACTGCCGTCCAATTGGAGGGTCCAGAG GATTCATTAATGTCAGTATTAAGAATGGTGCTGGAACCCTATCCGGCAGCAACACCACATCCTGGAAATCATGATGACTCTGTTCTTTACAGTGTAACCTATGGAAAAGCAATG CTGCATCAATGTGGAGCACCGGTTTCTCAGCCAATTGCTCCTGTAACCTACATGTGGCAAccaagttcccaacaaaataTGAGTACAGAGCTAGATGGAAGAAATCATTGTACTTCTTTTGGACAACATGACATTGGTAATGATTCAAACAAACATGGTGTGGAGTTAAGTGAAAAATCAGGCAAAATGAAGCACGGTTCTTCATTTAGATGCCTATGGGTGTGGATACATGCTTCTGCCTTTGAAGAAGGATACGATAATCTAAAAATTGCCTGCCAGAAAGAG ATGGAGAAGGGGGGCATCTCAATTAATTGCTTTTCCCTTGAGGGTCAACTTGCAAAATTAGAATTAATTGGATTAGGGACATTTCAACTTCTTCAAAAAGTATTGCATGGTGTTGGAAg TATTTCAGAGAATTATTGGCAATTGAAGAAACATGTGCCTATCGAAGAAGAGTCTGTTTCTCAGATCAGAAATTCATCCATACTGAGAAATGAggattatttttcttcatgtgCTATGCTATCTCTTAATGTCAAGGATCCTCGAGAATTGCCATGGAAGAAGACTGTTGTTCCAGTGGAGTCCATTTCAACTAAGACTCCGAGTGATGCCCAAGAAAAGAAATACAAAGAGCTTGCTGAGTTGGGAGGAATATTGGAAGAGAATAGAGATTTATCTTCATTATCAAGGTCTAAACTTGTAGACAGCCAGTTTGATATTGACGATCTATGGTATGCTACCACCAGAGGGTTGAGGCCTCCAGTGGAAGACAGTGTCCTTTCCAAGGAGAAACACCATGAACGTATGGTTAATTTCTGCCTTGATGATATAGATTCTGGAGAGGCCAACTCTTCAACTAAGGTGCAGTGCTCGAGATCTTGCCctattcttcttttaaaaaatgatatgaaGGAATTGATTATAGG ATGGTCTGTTATACTTCCCTTAAGTTGGGTCAAAGCCTTCTGGATTCCGCTCATCTCTAATGGGGCACATGCAATAGGTTTGCAAGAGAAGCACTGGATTTCATGTGAA ATGGGGCTACCATTTTTCCCTTCAGATTCCCCAGATTGTAAGGCATACTCTTGCTTAATGGAAGCTAAAGCTGCtgcatttaataaaaaagaagaactcCGTCCTCCTGTGATAAGGCATTTAAGAGTTCCCATACTGCCTCCATGGGGTATTGTTCGCATTACTTTTGACAAAGTGATTAATGCGATGGAGACTCATGATCTATCAACTAGGGAAGATTTGACCAATGCTAATTCATTACCAAACCCTTGCCATGgaaactttgaaatttttaattctgACTCCGGGAGTAATTCGTTTGATGGAACTGTAGTGAGGACAGGTTGTATGCTGACTACTTTCCTCAATGAAACCAAAACTGGTCAATTGTTATTGTTTCCTTATGCAGCAGATGGAAAGGCTAGAATCTCTAAGTTTATTAATGGTGAACTAAAGCTTGATCCAAGGCATAGAAGCTCTGACATTTATGACCATAAGCTATGTTTTGTAAGAGTTCATCTTCGTCCCTTCAAGGAAGGATGTTTTGAAGAGGGTGCAGTTATTTGTGCACCATATCCTTCTGATATATCTTTATGGACTTCAAG TTGTGAGAAAAGAGAAGAGGGACTTCAAATGTCTCAATCTGCTATGCGATTATACTTCAAAGAACATTCCTCTGGTAAATGGGGAATGCAGATGCCAGATGATTCAATCGCTAGCAAGTCTCAGCGGTGGCCTATTGGCTTTGTCACAACAGCTTCTGTTCAAGGAAG CAAGAGTCTAGTAGCAGAGGGCTTTTGTGAGGCTGTTTTACTATCTCATTTGAGAGAGGAACAGTGGAAGGAGATGCCTATGAAGAAGAGGAGGGAAATATACGTACTTGTTAGGAATTTGGGATCTACAGCATATAGACTTGCTCTTGCCTCTATTGTTCTTGAAAATCAAGAAAATGACATTGATTTCTTGTAA